One Psychrilyobacter piezotolerans DNA window includes the following coding sequences:
- a CDS encoding amino acid ABC transporter permease: MLKKRILPVIVIAIVYILFFTFIINQVADVLDFSVIFQYKKQLIKAIGTTVFLSLAVLFASMIVGFLLFLMTESSNRYLKYLIIVYKEIVMGTPLLVLVFVVVYIIGVAFNISDKLMLGFTALTLYMSPYMTNVYEGAYNTIDENQFIVMDFYGFNLFQRYRYIILPQMIKSIIPGLINNLSSIVKGTSILSTIAISEIFYSVSVVSNRTYRYIEGYFVLWMVYLVITIPLSRLAKYYSKQWNQND; the protein is encoded by the coding sequence ATGTTAAAGAAAAGAATATTACCGGTTATTGTTATTGCCATTGTCTATATACTTTTTTTTACTTTTATTATCAATCAGGTAGCAGATGTACTGGATTTTTCAGTTATTTTCCAATACAAAAAACAATTGATAAAAGCTATAGGAACAACAGTTTTTTTGAGTTTAGCAGTATTGTTTGCAAGTATGATTGTAGGGTTTCTCTTGTTTTTAATGACAGAATCTTCCAATAGATATTTAAAGTATTTGATTATAGTATATAAAGAGATCGTTATGGGAACCCCCTTGCTGGTTTTAGTGTTCGTTGTAGTTTACATAATAGGTGTGGCTTTTAATATCAGTGATAAACTGATGTTAGGTTTTACGGCTCTTACACTTTATATGAGTCCTTATATGACCAATGTTTATGAAGGGGCTTATAATACAATTGATGAAAATCAATTTATCGTAATGGATTTCTACGGATTTAATCTTTTTCAGAGATATCGTTATATTATTTTACCGCAGATGATCAAGTCAATTATCCCTGGATTAATTAATAATCTATCCTCCATAGTAAAGGGAACTTCCATTTTAAGTACAATTGCAATATCTGAAATATTTTATTCGGTTAGTGTAGTTTCTAACCGTACATATCGATATATAGAAGGATATTTTGTACTTTGGATGGTATATTTAGTTATAACAATCCCTTTATCTAGACTGGCAAAATATTATTCAAAACAATGGAATCAAAATGATTAG
- a CDS encoding transporter substrate-binding domain-containing protein, protein MKKIFLKTLAVILLLFLMACSKEQTETLRVGMDLKFYPFTGSDNNGNPSGIEIDIAEALGEYLGKNVEIVNTEFSMLIPALQRKEIDIIIGSMSITEEREKTVDFSNPYLYGKIVALVNKEFADFHDITNDMPIEKFFNIKNTNFIGINGSIAVSIPQSYGYEVKSITSDAVAEREVVTGNSDALVGSYTLYGMHATNKDTTIMYKNPIEFSLTGMAVKQGNAELLKKVNEFIEKMESSGLNNQLRKDWDQAIKEKLYDDNMTLDYYLSPGQ, encoded by the coding sequence ATGAAAAAAATATTTTTAAAAACATTAGCAGTTATTCTCTTGTTATTTCTCATGGCATGTTCAAAAGAGCAGACAGAAACCCTTCGTGTAGGAATGGATTTAAAATTTTATCCGTTTACAGGGTCTGATAATAATGGAAATCCGTCGGGCATAGAGATAGATATTGCTGAAGCATTGGGAGAATATTTAGGGAAAAATGTAGAAATTGTTAATACTGAATTTTCCATGCTTATTCCTGCCCTCCAGAGAAAAGAGATAGATATCATTATCGGTTCTATGAGCATTACCGAAGAACGTGAAAAAACAGTTGATTTTAGTAACCCTTATTTATACGGTAAAATTGTAGCTTTAGTAAATAAAGAATTTGCTGATTTTCATGATATCACAAATGATATGCCTATTGAGAAGTTTTTTAATATTAAAAACACTAATTTTATTGGGATAAACGGTTCAATAGCTGTATCGATTCCCCAGTCATACGGTTACGAAGTTAAAAGTATAACTTCTGATGCTGTGGCTGAACGAGAAGTTGTTACAGGTAATTCCGATGCTTTAGTCGGATCATATACTCTTTACGGTATGCATGCTACAAATAAAGATACAACAATTATGTATAAAAACCCTATAGAGTTCAGTTTAACAGGTATGGCGGTTAAGCAAGGAAATGCCGAGCTGTTAAAGAAGGTTAATGAGTTTATTGAAAAAATGGAATCAAGCGGTTTAAATAATCAATTAAGAAAGGATTGGGATCAAGCAATTAAAGAAAAGTTATATGATGATAATATGACTTTAGATTACTATTTATCCCCTGGTCAATGA
- a CDS encoding MarR family winged helix-turn-helix transcriptional regulator, whose amino-acid sequence MRYDNTINLISKIREISSMFIISELEKLGIKGIVPSHGDIIVTLIKHGELTMTEIAEKINKDRSTVTTLVKKLNKIGFTATKKNESDQRSNFVFLTPKGKELEEGFNQISEKLYDIQFKGVKEEEKEIFRNVLIKIYNNFKEEK is encoded by the coding sequence ATGAGATATGACAATACGATTAATTTAATAAGTAAAATTAGAGAAATTTCCAGCATGTTTATTATTTCTGAATTAGAAAAACTGGGAATAAAAGGAATTGTCCCTTCCCACGGTGATATCATAGTTACACTGATAAAACATGGGGAATTGACAATGACTGAAATTGCAGAAAAAATCAACAAAGACCGTTCAACTGTTACCACCTTGGTAAAAAAATTGAATAAGATTGGCTTTACAGCCACAAAGAAAAACGAAAGCGATCAGCGATCAAATTTCGTATTTCTAACACCTAAAGGGAAGGAGTTAGAGGAAGGTTTTAATCAAATTTCTGAGAAATTATATGATATCCAATTTAAAGGAGTTAAAGAAGAAGAAAAAGAAATTTTTAGAAATGTTTTAATCAAAATATACAATAATTTTAAAGAAGAAAAATAG